AGCTCGCTCCCGGCGCCGAAGCGGACCGGCTGCCCGTGCACGAGTGGGATCAGCATGGTGGGCCGCGACTCGCGGGCGGTGATCTGCTGGAACGCCCCGTCGTTGAACACGTTGCAGTTCTGGTAGATCTCGACGAACGCCGCGCCCCGGTGGTCGTGGGCCCGCCGGAAGGTCTCCATCATGTGCTTGCGGTCCAGGTCGTGGGTGCGGGCGACGAACGTCGCCTCGGCGGCCAGGGCGATGCTGATCGGGTTGAACGGGTGGTCGATCGACCCGAACGGCGTCGACTTGGTGACCTTCCCGAGCTCGCTGGTGGGCGAGTACTGGCCCTTGGTGAGCCCGTAGATCTGGTTGTTGAACAACAGGATGGTGAGGTTGACGTTCCGCCGCAGGGCGTGGATGAGGTGGTTGCCGCCGATGGACAGCCCGTCGCCGTCACCGGTGACGACCCACACGTCGAGGTCGGGCCGGCTGACCGCCAACCCGGTGGCGAGGGGCAGGGCCCGGCCGTGGATGCCGTGCATGCCGTAGGTGCTCATGTAGTACGGGAAGCGGCTGGAGCACCCGATCCCCGACACGAACACCGTGTTCTCCCGGCGCACCCCGAGCTCCGGCATCAGCATCTGGACGGCGGTGAGGATCGAGTAGTCGCCGCACCCGGGGCACCAGCGCACCTCCTGGTCGCTGGCCCAGTCCTTCTTGGTGGTGACGGGCGCTCCGTCACCGTTCACGACCGTCATCTGTCCTCCTCCCGGCGGGGCCCCAACCCCGCCTCCTCGCCGAAGCCGGGGGCCCCAGCCCCGGCCGGCGCCGTCGATGCTCCGTCCTCCCGGCGGGGCCCCAACCCCGCCTCCTCGCCGAAGCCGGGGGCCCCAGCCCCGGCCGGCGCCGTCATCTGTCCTCCATCAGGGCGAGGATGGCCGACTCCACCTCGGCGAACAGGAAGCGCTGGCCCTGGACCTTGGTGATGGAGCGGGCGTCGCAGAGGAACTCGGCGCGCACCAGCAGGGCGAGGTGCCCGAGGTTCATCTCGGGGATGAGCACCTTCGGGTAGCGGCCCAGGACCTCGCCCAGGTTGGCCGGGAACGGGTTCAGGTGGACCAGGTGGGCGTGGGCGACGGGCCGGCCCCGCCGGCGCACCCGCTCCACGGCGGCGCCGATGGAGCCGTAGCTGGACCCCCAGCCGAGCACCAGCACGGGGGCGTCGCCCGTGGGGTCGTCGACCTCCAGGGGCGGGATGTCGCGGGCGATGCCGGCCACCTTGGCCGCCCGGGTGCGGACCATGTGCTCGTGGTTCACCGCCTCGTAGTTGACCGCGCCGGTCCCGTCGGCCTTCTCCAGGCCGCCGATGCGGTGCTCGAGGCCCGGGGTGCCGGGCACGGCCCACGGGCGGGCCAGCGTCTCGGGGTCCCGGAGGTAGGGGAGGAACTGGGGCGACCCGTCGGGTGCGGTCCAGTTGGGCTCGGTGGCGAAGTCCACGCCGATGTCGGGCAGGTCCTCGACGGCCGGGAGGAGCCACGGCTCCGCCCCGTTGGCCAGCGAGCCGTCGGTGAGCAGGATCACCGGCGTGCGGTACTTGAGGGCGATGCGGGCCGCCTCGAGGGCGGCATCGAAGCAGTGGGCGGGTGCCTTGGCCGCCACGATGGGCAGCGGCGCCTCGCCGTGGCGGCCGAACATCGCCATCAGCAGGTCGGACTGCTCGGTCTTGGTCGGCAGCCCGGTGGACGGGCCGGCCCGCTGGACGTCCACCACCAGGAGGGGCAGCTCCAGGCTGACGGCCAGGCCGAGCGTCTCCGCCTTGAGGTCCATGCCGGGGCCGCTGGTGGTGGTGACGCCGAGGTGCCCGCCGAAGGCGGCGCCGAGGGCCATGCCGGCCGCCGCGATCTCGTCCTCGGCCTGGACCGTGCGGACGCCGAAGTGCTTGTGCCGGGACAGCTCGTGGAGGATGTCGGACGCCGGGGTGATGGGGTACGAGGCGAGGAACAGGGGCAACCGGGCCAGTTGCGACGCGGCGATGAGCCCCCACGCCAGCGCCGTGTTGCCGCTGACGTTGGTGTAGAGGCCGGGGGCGAAGACGGTGGGCTTGACCTGGTAGGGAGCCCCGAACAGCTCGGCCGTCTCGCCGAAGTTGTAGCCCGCCTTGAAGGCCAGGGTGTTGGCCGCCATCACCTCCGGCTTGGACCGGAAGCGCTGCTCGATCCAGTTGAGGGTGAGCTCGACGGGGCGGGTGTACATCCACGAGATCAGCCCGAGGGCGAAGAAGTTCTTGGAGCGCTCGGCGTCCCGCGACTTGGCGCCGCTGGGTTTCGCCGCCTCCAGGGTCAGCGAGGTCATGGGGACCTCGTAGACGGTGAAGCCCGAGAGCGACCCGTCGGTGAGCGGGTCGGAGCCGTACTCCGCCTTGGCCAGGCTGCGCTCGTCGAAGGAGTCGGAGTTGACGATGACCGTGCTGCCCGGGGCCAGGTCGCCGACGTTGGCCTTGAGGGCGGCCGGGTTCATGGCCACCAGCACGTTGGGGGCGTCGCCGGGTGTGGTGATGTCGTGGTCGGAGATGTGGATCTGGAACGCCGACACGCCGGCCACCGTGCCCGCCGGCGCCCGGATCTCGGCCGGGTAGTCGGGCACGCTCACCAGGTCGTTGCCGAACACGGCGCTGGCGATGGTGAAGCGGTCGCCGGTCAGCTGCATCCCGTCCCCGGAGTCGCCCGCGAAGCGGATGACCACGGTGTGGAGGTCAGGTGACGGCGTCTCGGTGATGTCGCTCATCGGCGCTCCTCCGGAGGCCGGCTCTCACGCTGGAAGCGTCCCGGCGCTCCGCCGACTCCTCCAGGCTACCGGCGCCCTCGCGGCACTTCGCGACAAGATGCCGGGATGGTCGTCCTCGGCCGCCGTCCCCTGTCCATCGCCGAGGTCGTCGCCGTGGCCCGCCACGGCGAGGCGGTGGAGGTGGCCGACGACCTCGACGACGGCATGGCGCCGTCCCGCCTCGCCGTCGAGCGGGCGATCGCCGAGCGGCGGGTCGTGTACGGCGTGACGACCGGCTTCGGCGCCCTGGCAGGCACCCGCATCCCGCCCGGGCAGGTCGACCAGGTCCAGTACGCCCTGGTGCAGAGCCACGCCGCCGGCATGGGGGCCGACGTGGAGCCCGAGGTGGTGCGGGCCATGCAGCTGCTCAAGGCCCGGGCCCTGGCGGCCGGCCACTCGGGCGTCCGGCCCGACCTGGTGCGGGCGGTGGTGGCGCTGCTCAACGCCGGGATCACCCCGGCCGTCCCCGAGCTGGGCTCCCTGGGCGCCTCGGGCGACCTGGCGCCCCTGGCCCACGCCGCCCTCGTCCTGTGCGGCCGGGGATGGGTGCTCGACTCTGCCGGCGGGCGGGCCGACGCCGGAGCGGCCCTGGAGGCGGCGGGGTTGGAGCCCCTCGCCCTCACCGCCAAGGAGGGCCTGGCCCTGCTCAACGGGACGGAGGGGATGCTGGCCCACCTGTGCCTGGCGATCGCCGACCTCGGGGTCCTGCTGCCCACCGCCGACATCGCCTGCGCCCTCAGCGTGGAGGCGCTGCGGGCCACCGACGCCGCCTACGCGGCCCGGATCCAGGAGCTCCGCCCCCACGCCGGCCAGGCGGCGGCTGCCGCCAACCTGCGGGCGCTCCTGGAGGGGTCGCCCGTCCTGGCGTCGCACCGCGACCTGCCCCACGCGGTGCAGGACGCCTACTCGCTGCGCTGCGCGCCCCAGGTCCACGGGGCGTGCCGGGACGTGATCGGCTGGGTGCGCGCGGTCGCCGACGTCGAGCTGGCCTCGGTCACCGACAACCCGGTGGTGTTCCCCGGGACGGGCGACGTGGTGTCCACCGGCAACTTCCACGGCCAGCCCCTGGCGTACGCCGCCGACTTCGCCGCCATCGCCCTGGCCGACCTGGCCGCCATCTCCGAGCGCCGCACCGACCGCCTCATGGACCCGGCCCGCTCCGACGGGCTCCCGCCCTTCCTGGCCGTCGACGCCGGGGTCAACTCGGGCTTCATGCTGGCCCACTACACGGCGGCGGCCGCCGTGAACCGCCTGCGGGCGACGGCCGCCCCGTCGTCGTGCGACACCATCTCCACCAGCGCCGGCCAGGAGGACCACGTCTCCATGGGCTGGAACGCCTGCCGGCAGCTGCGCTCGGCGGTGGCCGACGCCATGCGGGTGGTGGCCATCGAGCTGGTGTGCGCGGCCGAGGCCGTCGAGCTCCGGGGCATCCCGCCGGGGCCGGGGACCGCCCCCGTGCTCGCCCGCCTGCGGGAGTCGGTGCCCCGCATGGAGGTGGACCGGTTCCTGGCCCCGGACCTGGCCGCGGTGGAGGACCTGGTGCGCACGGGCGCCGTCCTGCGGGCGACGCCGGTGGCGCTGCGGTGAGGGGGCCGCGCCCGGTCCGTTCCCCCCGGGGGACCGGGCTGCGCTGCCGGGGGTGGGCGCAGGAGGGGGTGTTGCGGTGCCTGATGAACAACCTGGACCCCGAGGTGGCGGAGCGGCCCGACGACCTCGTGGTCTACGGCGGACGGGGCAGGGCGGCCCGCAGCTGGGACGCCTTCGACGCCATCGTCGGCGAGCTGGAGCGACTGGCCGGCGACCAGACCCTGCTCGTCCAGTCGGGCAAGCCGGTGGGCGTCCTGCGCACCCACGAGATGGCGCCGCGGGTGCTGCTGGCCAACTCGCTCCTCGTCCCCGAGTGGGCGACGTGGGACGAGTTCTGGCGGCTGGAGGGCCTCGGCCTTATGGCCTATGGCCAGATGACCGCCGGCTCGTGGATCTACATCGGCACCCAGGGGATCCTCCAGGGGACGTTCCAGACCTTCGCCGCCGTGGCCGACCGGCGCTTCGGCGGCACGCTGGCCGGCCGGCTCGTGCTGACCGCCGGTCTCGGCGGCATGGGCGGCGCCCAGCCGCTGGCCGTCACCATGAACGGCGGGGTCGCCCTGTGCGTCGAGGTGGACGCATCCCGCATCGAGCGGCGTCTGCACGACCGCTACCTGGACGAGCGGGCCGACTCGCTGGACGACGCCGTGGCCCGGTGCGCGGCGGCCGTCGCCGACGGGCGGGCGCTGTCGGTGGGCGTGGTGGCAAACGCCGCCGAGGCCTTTCCCACCCTCCTCGAGCGGGGCGTCCCCGTGGACGTCGTCACCGACCAGACGTCGGCCCACGACCCCCGGTACGGCTACGTCCCCGACGACCTCACCCCCGAGGCGGCCGCAATGCTGCGGAGTGAGCGGCCCGAGGAGCACGTGCGGCGGGCCCGGGCGGCCATGGCCCGCCACTGCGAGGCCATGGTGGGCTTCCTGCGGGCCGGTGCCGAGGTCTTCGACTACGGCAACAACCTGCGGGGCGAGGCGCGGGCCGGCGGGTTCGCCGACGCCTTCGCCTACCCCGGGTTCGTCCCCGCCTACGTGCGGCCGCTGTTCTGCGAGGGCAAGGGGCCGTTCCGGTGGGTGGCCCTGTCCGGCGACCCGGCCGACATCGCGGCGACCGACCGGGCGGTGGCCGAAGCGTTCCCCGACGACCCGCTCCTCCAGCGGTGGCTGGCCCTGGCGCCCGAGCGGGTGCGCTTCCAGGGCCTGCCGGCCCGCATCTGCTGGCTCGGCCTGGGGGAGCGCCACGAGGCGGCCCTGCGCTTCAACGACCTGGTGCGCCGGGGCGACGTGTCGGCTCCGCTGGTCATCGGGCGCGACCACCTGGACTCGGGGTCGGTGGCGTCGCCCTACCGGGAGACCGAGGACATGCTCGACGGGTCGGACGCGGTGGCCGACTGGCCCGTCCTCAACGCCCTGGTGGCGGCCTCGTCGGGGGCGACGTGGGTGGCCGTGCACCACGGCGGCGGGGTGGGCATGGGCAAGTCGGTCCACGCCGGCGCCCAGCTGGTGGTCGACGGCACCGACGACGCCGCCCGCCGCGCCGAGCTGATGCTCTGGAACGACCCGGCCACCGGGGTCCTCCGCCACGCCGACGCCGGCTACGACGTCGCCCGCCGGGTGGCGGCCGAGAAGGGCCTCGCGGTGCCGATGGCTTCTCTGGACGCGGAGCACCGCCATGCGGTGCGCCACGTCCACAGAACCGGGCCGGAGGGGGGCGGCGGTGGGTGACGGCGACCTGCTGGTGCGGCGGGCGGCCCGGGTGTTCGGCGCCGCCCTCCCGGACGGCATCGAGGGCCTGTTCGCCGTCCACGTCGCCGGCGGGACGGTGCGGGCGGTGGTTCCCGAGCGCGACCTCGCCGCCATGCCCGACGTGCCGGAGCTGGACGCCGGCGGTCGGGCGGTGGTCCCCGGGTTCGTGGACGCCCACACCCATCTGGTGTTCGCCGGCGACCGGGCAGACGAGTTCGCCGCCCGGCTGGAGGGGCGGCGCTACGAGGCGGGCGGCATCTGGGCGACCGTGGCCGCCACCCGGGCCGCCGCCTTCGACGAGCTGGTGGACGCCACCGTCGCCCGGGCCGACGCCTGCGTGGCCGGCGGGACCACGACCATCGAGGTGAAGTCCGGGTACGGCCTGGAGACGGCGGCCGAGCGGCGCCTGCTGGAGGCGGTGGCGGCGGCGGGGGAGCGGACGGCGGCCGAGCTCGTCCCCACCTTCCTGGGCGCCCACCTGGCCCCCGACGACTCCTACGTCGACCTGGTGGTGGACGAGATGCTGCCCGCCTGCGCCGGCCTGGCGGTGGGCTGCGACGCGTTCTGCGACCAGGGCGCGCTCACCGTCGCCCAGGCCCGCCGCGTGCTCGAGGCGGGACGCCGCCACGGGCTGGTGCCTCGACTCCATGCCGAGGAGCTGGCCCGCACCGGCGGTGCCCGCCTGGCCGCCGACGTCGGGTGCGCGTCCGCCGACCACCTCGTCCACGCCGACGAGGACGACGCCCGCGCCCTGGCGGCGGCCGGCGTGGTGGCGGTGCTCCTGCCGGCGACGTCGTTCTCCCTGCGCTCGCCCTACGCCAACGCCGCCATGCTGCGGGAGGCGGGGGTGACCATCGCCCTGGCCACCGACTGCAACCCGGGGACGAGCTACACCACGTCGATGCCGTTCGTCGTCGCCCTGGCGTGCAGCGCCTACGGCCTCACCGTGGAGCAGGCGGTCCACGCCGCCACCGCCGGCGGCGCCTACGCGCTGCGCCGCGACGACCTCGGCCACCTGCGGCCGGGCGCCGCCGGCGACCTCGTCGTGCTCGACTCCGGTTCGTGGGTCGACCTGGCCTACCGGCCCGGCCGCGACCCGGTGGCGGTGGTGGTGAAGGGCGGCCGGGTGGTGCGGGGATGAGCGACTGGCCCACGGCGGCGGCCTGGCTGGCCGGGGGGAGCGACGACCCCGGCGCCCTGGTGGTGGCCGGCGTGCCGATCGCCGAGCACGCCGTCACCCCGTCGCGCTACGACCTGGCCCCCGGCGCCGTCCGGGCCAGGCTGGACCGGTTCTCGACCTGGCACAGCTCGGAGCTCGTCGAGCTCGAGCAGGTGCCCGTGCGCGACGTGGGCGACTCGACGGCGCCACCGCCGCTCGGCGCCCCGCTCACCGTCCTCCTGGGCGGGCACAACGCGGTCACCTTCCACGCCCTGGCCGGGGCCGGCGACCTGTCGGGATGGGGCCTGCTCACGCTCGACGCCCATCACGACGTCCGCCCCTACCAGCCCGGGGTGGTGGGCAACGGGTCGCCGGTGCGGGCGCTGGTGGACGCCGGCCTGCCCGCCGTCAACGTCGTGCAGGTGGGGATCAACGGCTTCTCCAACTCCCGGGCGGCCCGCCGGTGGTGCGACGAGGAGGGTGTCACCGTCCTCGGCCCCGACAGCCTGGGCAGCGTCCCCACCCTGCTCGACGACCTGGCCCGCCGGTGCCACTCGGTGTACGTGGACGTCGACGTCGACGTGCTCGACCGGGCCTTCGCGCCCGGCTGCCCGGGCGCCCGCCCCGGAGGCGCCACCCCGTCGCAGGTCTTCGCCGCCGCCTTCGCCGCCGGCTCCCACCGGGTGGTGCGGGCGCTGGACGTCGTGGAGGTCGACCCCACCGCCGACGTGGCGTCGGTCACCGTCGACGCCGCCGCCCTCGTGCTGCTCAACGCCGCCGCCGGCTTCGCCCGCCGGTTCCGGCCGTAGCCGCTTCGACCTCATTCGTTCGCTGCGCTCACTCCATGCCGCTTCGACCTCATTCGTTCGCTGCGCTCACTCCATTCGGTCGAGTTGGATCGTGCTCCGGCGGCGAGCGGAGCTCGCCGCCTCCGCCCTGTCCTCTCCCGGTGTCCGCAGCCGGACGGGGCCGCCTGCGGCCGCGGACGTTGGTCGGCCCCTACGAGCTGGGGCGGTAGAGGACGCCGACCTCGTCGCGCTGCACGGGCGTGAGCGGCACCTCGCGCTCCACGTCGGCGGGCGTGGGGAGGAAGCCGGACCGGAAGGCGAAGGGAGAGAACCACACGACGACCCCACCGTCCCGGCGGAGGCGGTCGGCCATCGTGGCCAGCTCCCGCTCGTAGCCCGGGCGCGCCTCACCGGTGAGCAGGTCGTGGTGACGGGGCAGCGACTCCGTCCGCCGCCCGGTGAGGAGGAACACGGCGTCGGGGCCGTCGGTGTACACGGGGACCGACGGCGGCAGGGCGGCGACGGTCGCCAAGACCTCCGATTGGGTCCACGCCCGTGCGGTGAGGTTCCGGCGCCCGAGGCTGTCGTCGCCCATGCCGGTCACCGTCCAGGCCAGGGCCTGGACGGTGTGGAGGGCGAGCAGCCCGGCGCCGGCGACGACCACCACCGTCCTGCGGGCCCGCCCGGTGACGGCCCGGTGGACCACCGGGGCGAGGACGAGCACGGCGAGGGGCCGGAGGGGGAGCAGGAAGCGGCCGTCCAGGCGGCCGCTGTCGTCGAGCAGGAGGCGGTCGCCCACCAGCAGGACGAGGTAGGCGGCGGCGAAGGCGCCGGCGACGAACGGCAGGGCGTCGGCCGGCGGACGGCGGGCCGCCACCAGGCGCAGGCGCGGCCGCGCCGCCCGCCACAGCCCCACGGCGGCGGCGGCCGCCACGACGACCCGCACCGGCCACGGGAGGAACGCCGGCGCCACCCACTTGGAGACGGCGTCCACGCCGTTGGTCCAGTAGCCGGCGTCGAAGAGGTGGAGCGAGACGCGGCGGTTGGGGCGCCCGACGGCGGCCAACCAGAGGGCGAGCGGCGCGGCGCCACCGGCGGCGAACGCCAGGGCCCGGCGCCGGCCGGCGGCCCCCTCGAAGCGGAGGATGGCGGCGGCGCCGGCCACGACGAGGGCGACGCCGGCGTAGCGGGTGAGGCACGCCAGCGCGACGGTGGCGGTGGCGGCCGCCAGCAGCGGCCCGCTGCGCCCGGTGATCGACGCCGCCAGCGCTACCAGCCCACCCACCGCCAGGAGCGTGAACAGCGGCTCGCTCAGCGCCGAGGCCCCGTAGACCAGCGACTCCCGGCCCAAGGCCACCACGGTGGCGGCGACCGCTCCGCTCGCCACCGAGCCGGTCCGCCGGCGTACCACGACACCGACGACCAGGGCGGTGGCACCGGCCAGGACGGGGTTGAGCACGCCCGCCGCGTCCAGGGGGTCGACGCCCAGGACGGCCGCCGCCGCGGCCAGGACGGCGGGGAAGACGGGCGGGAAGTGGGCCAGGGGCTGCGACCCGGGCGGGGCGACCAGCTCGAAGGCGTCGCGCAGGCTGCGGGCCACCCCCACGTAGAACGCCGAGTCGGGGCTGGCGTAGGCGCCGTTGCGGGCGACCGCGACCATGGCGGCGACCACCAACGCCGCCGGCAGGGCCACGACGGCGAGCTCGGCCCGCCGGGAGAGCCTCCGGGCCGCGTGGCGAGGGCCGTCCCGGGGCGTCGGGCGGAGGTCGACGGGCCGGGAGATCACGGGCGAGGCGGCGTCTCTTGCACCGCCGAAGCCTGCCACGGACGACCCCGGCGGGCCGCAGCCCGGCGGGGCAGCGGCGGTAGCGTGGCTCGCCATGGACCTCGCCCCCCGGGCGACGATTCGTCGAGCGCGAGGGGCGGACCTGCCCCTCGACGCGTCGCTCCGCCGCCGCCTGGAGGCGGCGACGGGCGTGCGCGCCGGCGTGCTGGCGGCGGCCGCAGTGGCGCTCGCCGCCGGTGTGGTCCTGCGCTTCGCCGCCACCGGCGACCTGTGGCTGGACGAGGCCCTGGCCGTGAACATCGCCGAGCTCCCGCTGGCCGACATCCCCGACGCCCTGCGCCGCGACGGGGCGCCGCCGCTGTACTACGTCCTCCTCCACGGGTGGATGGCGCTGTTCGGCGACGGCACGGTGGCGGTGCGGGCCCTGTCGGGC
This Acidimicrobiales bacterium DNA region includes the following protein-coding sequences:
- a CDS encoding 2-oxoacid:acceptor oxidoreductase subunit alpha: MSDITETPSPDLHTVVIRFAGDSGDGMQLTGDRFTIASAVFGNDLVSVPDYPAEIRAPAGTVAGVSAFQIHISDHDITTPGDAPNVLVAMNPAALKANVGDLAPGSTVIVNSDSFDERSLAKAEYGSDPLTDGSLSGFTVYEVPMTSLTLEAAKPSGAKSRDAERSKNFFALGLISWMYTRPVELTLNWIEQRFRSKPEVMAANTLAFKAGYNFGETAELFGAPYQVKPTVFAPGLYTNVSGNTALAWGLIAASQLARLPLFLASYPITPASDILHELSRHKHFGVRTVQAEDEIAAAGMALGAAFGGHLGVTTTSGPGMDLKAETLGLAVSLELPLLVVDVQRAGPSTGLPTKTEQSDLLMAMFGRHGEAPLPIVAAKAPAHCFDAALEAARIALKYRTPVILLTDGSLANGAEPWLLPAVEDLPDIGVDFATEPNWTAPDGSPQFLPYLRDPETLARPWAVPGTPGLEHRIGGLEKADGTGAVNYEAVNHEHMVRTRAAKVAGIARDIPPLEVDDPTGDAPVLVLGWGSSYGSIGAAVERVRRRGRPVAHAHLVHLNPFPANLGEVLGRYPKVLIPEMNLGHLALLVRAEFLCDARSITKVQGQRFLFAEVESAILALMEDR
- the hutH gene encoding histidine ammonia-lyase, whose amino-acid sequence is MVVLGRRPLSIAEVVAVARHGEAVEVADDLDDGMAPSRLAVERAIAERRVVYGVTTGFGALAGTRIPPGQVDQVQYALVQSHAAGMGADVEPEVVRAMQLLKARALAAGHSGVRPDLVRAVVALLNAGITPAVPELGSLGASGDLAPLAHAALVLCGRGWVLDSAGGRADAGAALEAAGLEPLALTAKEGLALLNGTEGMLAHLCLAIADLGVLLPTADIACALSVEALRATDAAYAARIQELRPHAGQAAAAANLRALLEGSPVLASHRDLPHAVQDAYSLRCAPQVHGACRDVIGWVRAVADVELASVTDNPVVFPGTGDVVSTGNFHGQPLAYAADFAAIALADLAAISERRTDRLMDPARSDGLPPFLAVDAGVNSGFMLAHYTAAAAVNRLRATAAPSSCDTISTSAGQEDHVSMGWNACRQLRSAVADAMRVVAIELVCAAEAVELRGIPPGPGTAPVLARLRESVPRMEVDRFLAPDLAAVEDLVRTGAVLRATPVALR
- a CDS encoding 2-oxoacid:ferredoxin oxidoreductase subunit beta, whose product is MTVVNGDGAPVTTKKDWASDQEVRWCPGCGDYSILTAVQMLMPELGVRRENTVFVSGIGCSSRFPYYMSTYGMHGIHGRALPLATGLAVSRPDLDVWVVTGDGDGLSIGGNHLIHALRRNVNLTILLFNNQIYGLTKGQYSPTSELGKVTKSTPFGSIDHPFNPISIALAAEATFVARTHDLDRKHMMETFRRAHDHRGAAFVEIYQNCNVFNDGAFQQITARESRPTMLIPLVHGQPVRFGAGSELGVTVDNQGRARIVTVADVGEEAILVHDERRPEPGLAFLLSRLARGPFEPTPIGVFRAVERPDYGTLVQQQLVKAQEGQGPGDLAALLASGTTWQV
- the hutU gene encoding urocanate hydratase; translation: MRGPRPVRSPRGTGLRCRGWAQEGVLRCLMNNLDPEVAERPDDLVVYGGRGRAARSWDAFDAIVGELERLAGDQTLLVQSGKPVGVLRTHEMAPRVLLANSLLVPEWATWDEFWRLEGLGLMAYGQMTAGSWIYIGTQGILQGTFQTFAAVADRRFGGTLAGRLVLTAGLGGMGGAQPLAVTMNGGVALCVEVDASRIERRLHDRYLDERADSLDDAVARCAAAVADGRALSVGVVANAAEAFPTLLERGVPVDVVTDQTSAHDPRYGYVPDDLTPEAAAMLRSERPEEHVRRARAAMARHCEAMVGFLRAGAEVFDYGNNLRGEARAGGFADAFAYPGFVPAYVRPLFCEGKGPFRWVALSGDPADIAATDRAVAEAFPDDPLLQRWLALAPERVRFQGLPARICWLGLGERHEAALRFNDLVRRGDVSAPLVIGRDHLDSGSVASPYRETEDMLDGSDAVADWPVLNALVAASSGATWVAVHHGGGVGMGKSVHAGAQLVVDGTDDAARRAELMLWNDPATGVLRHADAGYDVARRVAAEKGLAVPMASLDAEHRHAVRHVHRTGPEGGGGG
- the hutI gene encoding imidazolonepropionase yields the protein MGDGDLLVRRAARVFGAALPDGIEGLFAVHVAGGTVRAVVPERDLAAMPDVPELDAGGRAVVPGFVDAHTHLVFAGDRADEFAARLEGRRYEAGGIWATVAATRAAAFDELVDATVARADACVAGGTTTIEVKSGYGLETAAERRLLEAVAAAGERTAAELVPTFLGAHLAPDDSYVDLVVDEMLPACAGLAVGCDAFCDQGALTVAQARRVLEAGRRHGLVPRLHAEELARTGGARLAADVGCASADHLVHADEDDARALAAAGVVAVLLPATSFSLRSPYANAAMLREAGVTIALATDCNPGTSYTTSMPFVVALACSAYGLTVEQAVHAATAGGAYALRRDDLGHLRPGAAGDLVVLDSGSWVDLAYRPGRDPVAVVVKGGRVVRG
- a CDS encoding arginase family protein, whose protein sequence is MSDWPTAAAWLAGGSDDPGALVVAGVPIAEHAVTPSRYDLAPGAVRARLDRFSTWHSSELVELEQVPVRDVGDSTAPPPLGAPLTVLLGGHNAVTFHALAGAGDLSGWGLLTLDAHHDVRPYQPGVVGNGSPVRALVDAGLPAVNVVQVGINGFSNSRAARRWCDEEGVTVLGPDSLGSVPTLLDDLARRCHSVYVDVDVDVLDRAFAPGCPGARPGGATPSQVFAAAFAAGSHRVVRALDVVEVDPTADVASVTVDAAALVLLNAAAGFARRFRP